The Prosthecobacter dejongeii genome contains a region encoding:
- a CDS encoding fatty acid desaturase family protein, with protein MNAAASSSDPLDLTVKGDGADPHEPHWISRSAFQILVFVLVFIQAGLFAALYHENWWLVVPLVLLAGHFMHGVLIGFHEASHGLLRKNRKFNEFDGVFIGILSLTSFSLYRAAHQTHHMHLATERDEELWPFVDPKAPRWLRRMAAFLELTFGLWFTPYLFLRTFFRANSPIRNKRVRKRIWQEIIGIVVFWSVVVATVAWFGLWKYYFCMYLLPAMMAANLQSWRKYVEHVGLRGTSATGATRSIVDEGWTGKVLAYTLLHEPFHGLHHRHLGMHHWELPARAAELAPRTEEETAPYSSYRLAVMDLLRDLADPKVGPQWRSQPKSPEASSSMAMPG; from the coding sequence ATGAATGCCGCCGCCTCTTCTTCTGATCCCCTGGACCTCACCGTGAAAGGTGACGGTGCCGATCCCCATGAACCGCACTGGATCAGCCGCTCGGCCTTCCAGATCTTGGTTTTTGTGCTCGTCTTCATCCAGGCCGGCCTCTTCGCCGCGCTGTATCATGAGAACTGGTGGCTGGTGGTCCCGCTGGTCCTCCTGGCAGGGCATTTCATGCACGGGGTGCTCATCGGCTTTCATGAGGCCTCCCACGGCCTGCTGCGGAAGAACCGGAAGTTCAATGAATTTGACGGCGTCTTCATCGGCATCCTCAGCCTAACCAGTTTTAGTTTATACCGCGCCGCTCACCAGACGCATCACATGCACCTGGCCACCGAGCGGGATGAGGAGTTGTGGCCCTTTGTGGATCCTAAAGCACCGCGCTGGCTGCGGCGCATGGCGGCCTTTTTAGAGCTGACCTTTGGCCTCTGGTTCACGCCTTACCTGTTTCTGCGCACCTTCTTCCGGGCGAATTCCCCCATCCGCAACAAACGCGTGCGCAAACGCATCTGGCAGGAGATCATCGGCATCGTGGTTTTTTGGTCCGTGGTGGTGGCCACTGTCGCCTGGTTCGGCCTGTGGAAATATTACTTCTGCATGTATCTGCTACCTGCCATGATGGCGGCGAATCTGCAAAGCTGGCGCAAGTATGTGGAGCACGTGGGCCTGCGCGGCACCAGCGCCACCGGGGCCACGCGCAGCATCGTGGATGAAGGCTGGACAGGCAAAGTGCTGGCCTACACCCTTTTGCACGAGCCCTTTCACGGCCTGCACCATCGCCACCTGGGCATGCACCACTGGGAGCTGCCCGCGCGTGCTGCCGAGCTGGCGCCCCGCACGGAGGAGGAAACCGCCCCCTACTCCAGCTACCGCCTGGCCGTGATGGATCTGCTACGCGACCTGGCCGACCCTAAAGTAGGGCCACAATGGCGCAGCCAGCCGAAGTCTCCAGAAGCCTCCTCCTCCATGGCCATGCCGGGATGA
- a CDS encoding ABC transporter ATP-binding protein, with amino-acid sequence MSAPSPSPIAAPLVYEAIGLKKDYDGGQVQALRGVSFQVKAGEFVAITGPSGCGKSTLLQMLGALDRPAAGTLNYRGQSLPDAADPAAYRAHEIGFIFQAFHLLPTYTAVENVQIPMFEGKLSLKERRDRGVELLQQVGLGHRVHHFPGKLSGGERQRVAIARSLANRPSVLLADEPTGNLDSHNAAQVLDLLVKLHEEQKMTLVMVTHDLGIARLATRTILMKDGQVVSDGALPPVTPAQA; translated from the coding sequence ATGAGTGCCCCTTCCCCGTCCCCCATCGCTGCGCCATTGGTTTACGAAGCCATCGGCCTGAAAAAGGACTACGATGGCGGCCAGGTGCAGGCTCTGCGGGGCGTCAGTTTCCAGGTCAAAGCCGGTGAGTTCGTGGCCATCACGGGCCCCAGCGGCTGTGGCAAAAGCACCCTCTTGCAAATGCTCGGCGCGCTGGATCGCCCGGCGGCGGGCACGCTGAACTATCGCGGCCAGTCTTTGCCAGATGCCGCAGATCCTGCGGCCTATCGCGCGCATGAGATCGGCTTCATCTTCCAGGCCTTTCACCTTCTGCCCACCTACACGGCGGTGGAGAATGTACAGATCCCCATGTTCGAGGGAAAACTGAGCCTCAAGGAAAGGCGCGACCGCGGGGTGGAGCTGCTGCAGCAGGTGGGCCTGGGACATCGCGTCCACCATTTTCCTGGCAAACTTTCCGGCGGTGAACGCCAGCGCGTGGCCATCGCCCGCAGCTTGGCGAATCGCCCCTCCGTGCTACTGGCGGATGAACCTACAGGCAATCTGGACAGCCACAATGCCGCCCAGGTGCTGGACCTGCTGGTGAAGCTGCATGAGGAGCAAAAGATGACGCTGGTCATGGTGACGCATGATCTGGGCATCGCCCGTCTGGCCACCCGCACGATTTTGATGAAGGACGGCCAAGTGGTCTCCGACGGTGCCCTGCCACCCGTGACTCCAGCCCAAGCCTAA
- a CDS encoding ABC transporter permease produces the protein MNFFTIVLRGLLRRRVRTALTLVGISIGIAAVVALVGISEGFEKSWATGLKARGTDIVVSNMGGAMVPKPFSPTVRDRIAQLPQVSATCMLMVELMSVEEADMIMVSAREWGGFTWDKLAVTSGRLPKDENEQAVVLGQTAAEVLKKKVGDTLQVEATELTVVGIVNGGALVEDGSIILALPVFQTLMASEGKINVVDVRAQPGMTEEQLQALCAEINKVAPEVRAVSVAQHFNNSQGYKMIRAMSWGTSLLAVLVGVLGVMNTMLMTVFERKQEICVLLALGWKRSRIVRMVLWESALLGFAGGIGGVLLGILGVEAMQNAPAIKGLLEPDLSPSLLLKAVAIAVIVGVLSGLYPAWRSSRLNPAAALNG, from the coding sequence ATGAATTTCTTCACCATCGTGCTTCGTGGTCTGCTACGCCGCCGCGTGCGCACCGCTCTCACCCTGGTGGGCATCTCCATCGGCATCGCCGCTGTGGTGGCTCTGGTGGGCATTTCGGAAGGCTTTGAAAAAAGCTGGGCCACCGGCCTGAAGGCACGCGGGACAGACATCGTGGTCAGCAACATGGGCGGTGCCATGGTGCCGAAACCCTTCAGCCCCACGGTGCGGGATCGCATCGCCCAACTGCCACAGGTTTCCGCCACCTGCATGCTCATGGTGGAACTCATGAGCGTGGAAGAGGCGGACATGATCATGGTCTCTGCCCGCGAGTGGGGTGGCTTCACCTGGGATAAGCTGGCGGTCACCTCCGGTCGCCTACCGAAGGATGAAAATGAGCAGGCCGTGGTGCTGGGGCAAACCGCCGCCGAAGTGCTGAAAAAGAAAGTCGGAGATACCCTGCAAGTCGAGGCCACCGAGCTGACCGTGGTGGGCATCGTCAATGGCGGTGCTCTCGTGGAAGATGGCTCCATCATCCTGGCCCTGCCCGTTTTCCAAACGCTGATGGCCAGTGAGGGCAAGATCAATGTGGTGGACGTGCGCGCCCAGCCCGGCATGACGGAAGAGCAACTGCAGGCTCTGTGTGCCGAGATCAACAAGGTGGCCCCTGAGGTACGCGCCGTCTCTGTGGCCCAACATTTTAACAACAGCCAAGGCTACAAAATGATCCGCGCCATGAGCTGGGGCACCTCCCTGCTGGCCGTGCTGGTGGGCGTGCTGGGCGTGATGAACACCATGCTCATGACCGTCTTTGAGAGGAAGCAGGAAATCTGCGTGCTCCTCGCCCTGGGCTGGAAGCGCAGCCGCATCGTGCGCATGGTGCTGTGGGAGTCTGCCCTGCTGGGTTTCGCTGGCGGCATCGGCGGGGTGTTGCTCGGCATCCTGGGGGTGGAGGCCATGCAAAACGCCCCCGCCATCAAAGGCCTGCTGGAGCCCGACCTCAGCCCCTCGCTCTTGCTCAAAGCCGTGGCCATCGCCGTCATCGTGGGCGTCCTCAGCGGTCTCTACCCCGCCTGGCGCAGCTCCCGCCTGAATCCCGCCGCCGCGCTGAATGGGTGA
- a CDS encoding outer membrane lipoprotein-sorting protein — MKTFPLSFAMLAVGWAALAPAAETPATAAELAARLNADRLDGTAYVRLRLEVNGGGTIQLQTKERHTQAGTDLVYQILFPKERKGESVLLRKPSGQAARGTLFIPPDSVKPLSAAQLKEGLFGSDLTYEDLIENFFGWSQQTLVGTEDVGRVNCQILESKPGASDRSSYASVKSWIDPKRRVPLRVEKYNAAGQVIVRMETLRVEKDDLDRHLPASLSITRAGTSGSGTVMEGSRIKHGVTLTDADFSPEGLKVLTTPK, encoded by the coding sequence ATGAAGACTTTCCCCCTTTCTTTTGCGATGCTCGCCGTTGGCTGGGCCGCTCTAGCCCCCGCTGCTGAAACTCCCGCGACAGCGGCGGAACTGGCCGCACGGCTGAATGCAGATCGCCTCGACGGCACCGCCTACGTGCGCCTGCGCCTGGAGGTGAATGGCGGCGGGACCATCCAGCTCCAGACCAAAGAACGCCACACCCAGGCGGGTACCGACCTCGTTTACCAGATCCTCTTCCCCAAAGAGCGCAAAGGCGAGTCCGTCCTGCTGCGCAAGCCCAGCGGCCAGGCCGCACGCGGCACCCTTTTCATCCCCCCTGACAGCGTCAAACCCCTCTCCGCAGCGCAGCTCAAAGAAGGCCTCTTTGGCAGCGACCTGACGTATGAGGACTTGATCGAAAACTTCTTTGGCTGGAGCCAGCAAACCCTCGTTGGCACCGAAGATGTGGGCCGTGTGAACTGCCAGATTTTAGAGTCCAAACCCGGCGCCTCAGACCGCTCCAGCTACGCCTCTGTGAAAAGCTGGATTGACCCCAAACGCCGCGTGCCCCTGCGCGTGGAAAAATACAACGCCGCAGGCCAGGTGATCGTCCGCATGGAGACCCTCCGCGTGGAAAAAGACGATCTCGACCGCCACCTGCCTGCCAGCCTCAGCATCACCCGCGCAGGCACCAGCGGCAGCGGTACCGTCATGGAAGGCTCCCGCATCAAGCATGGCGTCACCTTGACCGATGCCGACTTTTCCCCTGAAGGCCTGAAGGTGCTGACGACGCCGAAGTGA
- a CDS encoding metal ABC transporter permease, giving the protein MLADLPSLADFLAEPIAKRALLACLMIGFANGFVSAFVVLRKSALKVGTLSHALLPGIALSVLMVGLSQWSALAGAIFAALFVGLGSIFLSRTSRLDQDTSMGILYTTAFAGGYLILTQLNVRQKLDEWLFGSIVGMADSDMWIAFGISAIAVLTLTALQRPLLIYLFEPNIAASLGVPVRFLNYATFGITILVLISSLQAVGCILSVGLMVAPAATVYLLTNNARALFWGGGLIGAFGSAAAFFLSYPLGWSVSASIIVVLGGLFLLAYIFSPRYGLFSKRGRV; this is encoded by the coding sequence ATGCTTGCTGATCTTCCTTCTCTCGCTGATTTCCTGGCAGAACCCATCGCCAAACGGGCCCTGCTGGCTTGTTTGATGATCGGGTTCGCGAATGGTTTTGTCAGTGCATTCGTCGTCCTGCGGAAGTCCGCGCTGAAGGTGGGCACCCTGTCTCACGCGCTGCTGCCGGGGATTGCCCTGTCCGTGCTCATGGTGGGGCTGTCTCAGTGGAGCGCCTTGGCCGGGGCGATTTTTGCCGCACTTTTTGTTGGGCTTGGGTCCATCTTTTTGTCACGTACCTCACGGCTGGATCAGGATACCTCCATGGGCATCCTCTACACCACCGCCTTTGCCGGCGGGTACCTCATTTTGACCCAGCTCAATGTGAGGCAAAAGCTGGATGAGTGGCTGTTTGGCAGCATCGTTGGCATGGCGGATAGTGACATGTGGATCGCCTTTGGCATCAGTGCCATTGCGGTGCTTACCCTCACGGCTTTGCAGCGCCCGCTGCTGATCTATCTCTTTGAGCCGAACATCGCCGCGAGCCTGGGTGTGCCCGTGCGATTCCTGAATTACGCCACCTTTGGCATCACCATCCTGGTGCTCATTTCCTCTCTGCAGGCGGTGGGTTGCATCCTCAGTGTGGGCCTCATGGTGGCCCCGGCCGCCACCGTTTACCTGCTGACGAACAACGCCCGCGCGCTGTTCTGGGGTGGGGGACTCATTGGCGCATTTGGTTCCGCGGCGGCCTTTTTCCTCAGCTACCCGCTGGGCTGGTCTGTGAGCGCCAGCATCATCGTCGTCCTCGGCGGGCTGTTCCTACTGGCCTACATCTTCAGCCCCCGCTACGGCCTCTTCAGCAAACGCGGGCGGGTGTGA
- a CDS encoding metal ABC transporter ATP-binding protein: MVKNPSHDHPPGKEHVCWGGGGCTQSHHHRLEVQNLRVSYQEVMALDGISFSTECGRSIALIGPNGAGKSTLLKALAGLLRTDSGSILWRGKPLTRSSYEIAYLPQRGDVDWNFPITVRSLVEMGRYPNLGWWRKYSKHDAEIVQRALTTMNLLDLQDRQISALSGGQQQRTFIARALAQEAHVLLLDEPFTGLDRPAQENLARLFRELTAEGRLLIASHHDLQTVEGNFDDVLLIKRTQVAFGEVATAFTPERIAAAYDR; the protein is encoded by the coding sequence ATGGTAAAGAATCCCTCACACGATCACCCCCCGGGGAAGGAGCACGTCTGCTGGGGTGGCGGCGGCTGCACGCAGTCGCACCACCACCGGCTGGAGGTGCAAAACCTGCGCGTGAGCTACCAGGAAGTGATGGCCCTGGACGGCATCAGCTTCAGCACAGAATGCGGGCGCAGCATCGCCTTGATCGGTCCCAACGGTGCGGGCAAGAGCACCCTGCTGAAAGCCCTGGCAGGCCTGCTGCGCACCGACAGTGGCAGCATCCTCTGGCGTGGCAAACCGCTGACGCGCAGCAGCTACGAGATCGCCTACCTGCCACAGCGTGGGGACGTGGACTGGAACTTTCCCATCACCGTGCGCAGTCTGGTGGAGATGGGGCGCTACCCGAACCTGGGCTGGTGGCGGAAGTATTCCAAACACGATGCAGAGATCGTCCAGCGGGCGCTCACCACCATGAACTTGCTGGATCTGCAAGACCGCCAGATCAGCGCCCTCTCCGGGGGCCAGCAGCAGCGCACCTTCATCGCCCGCGCTTTGGCGCAGGAGGCGCATGTGCTGCTTTTGGACGAGCCTTTCACGGGGCTGGATCGCCCTGCTCAAGAAAACCTGGCGCGCCTGTTTCGCGAGCTGACGGCAGAAGGCCGCCTGCTCATCGCCAGCCACCATGATTTGCAAACGGTGGAAGGAAACTTCGACGACGTGCTGCTGATCAAACGCACCCAAGTCGCCTTTGGGGAAGTGGCTACGGCCTTCACCCCCGAGCGCATCGCCGCCGCCTACGACCGCTGA
- a CDS encoding FKBP-type peptidyl-prolyl cis-trans isomerase yields MKATLRLVCATLAVASSLSAQTESAKPAGEKPAGEASAPAASASMDKVSYFIGSQIGGNIANNFKQQGVEIDLDSFLGAVRDQFEGKPSKYKPEELEAAMKAFEKVMQGKQAEMQAKQAAKAGEVKAAGAKFLAENGKKEGVKTTASGLQYEVLKQGDGAKPVPTDKVNVHYHGTLLNGKVFDSSVDRGEPITFGVQEVIKGWTEGLQLMSVGSKYKFYIPSDLAYGDNGAGADIGPGETLVFEVELLKIEK; encoded by the coding sequence ATGAAAGCTACCCTCCGTCTCGTCTGCGCCACGCTCGCTGTCGCCTCTTCACTTTCCGCCCAAACGGAATCTGCCAAACCTGCTGGCGAAAAACCTGCTGGCGAAGCTTCGGCTCCTGCTGCATCGGCTTCCATGGACAAAGTGAGTTATTTCATCGGATCTCAGATCGGCGGCAACATCGCCAACAACTTCAAGCAGCAGGGCGTTGAGATTGATCTCGACAGCTTCCTGGGTGCCGTGCGCGACCAGTTCGAAGGCAAGCCTTCTAAATACAAGCCCGAAGAACTCGAGGCAGCCATGAAGGCCTTCGAAAAAGTGATGCAGGGCAAGCAGGCAGAAATGCAGGCCAAGCAGGCTGCCAAAGCCGGTGAAGTGAAAGCCGCGGGCGCCAAGTTCCTGGCTGAAAACGGCAAAAAAGAAGGCGTGAAGACCACCGCCAGCGGTCTTCAGTATGAAGTCCTCAAGCAGGGCGACGGCGCGAAGCCAGTGCCGACGGACAAAGTGAATGTGCACTACCACGGCACCCTCCTGAATGGCAAAGTCTTCGACAGCAGTGTGGACCGTGGCGAGCCGATCACCTTCGGCGTGCAGGAAGTCATCAAAGGCTGGACCGAAGGTCTCCAGCTCATGAGCGTCGGCTCCAAGTACAAGTTCTACATCCCGTCTGATCTCGCTTACGGCGACAATGGCGCAGGCGCAGACATCGGCCCAGGCGAGACCCTCGTCTTCGAAGTCGAGCTGCTGAAGATCGAGAAGTAA
- a CDS encoding Gfo/Idh/MocA family protein produces MSSSQPSRRSFLQTAAGAVAAPFILPSRVWSAETAPNSRLNIGFIGMGKMNSGHLGNFLGRENVQVTAVCDVDTNRRENAKKKVEDSYGKKAGADYKGCSAYNDFRELLARKDIDAVVIATPDHWHAYIGIAAVRAGKDVYGEKPLTHNVHEALTLTKAVRDSGRIFQTGSQQRSSKEFRVAAELVRNGVIGEIKTITTSFGDPAPVYNLKEEAAEPGLDWDRWCGPGPLKPYNSALSPRGVHNHFPAWRNTREFGGGMITDWGAHHIDIAQWALGVDESGPVEIRSPGADKKRGAQLVYANGVVLTHGEGKGVSIYGTEGEIHVNRGKFELVLGGKTIHKFFDKEVDKGTSLDREVILTEREFLKDAKVKLYDSKNHHDDWLNSIKTRERPICDVAIGATTVISCHLMNMAYYSGTGFKWNPTERTFAEGGDAKWLTRDYRPEWVV; encoded by the coding sequence ATGAGCTCTAGCCAACCGTCCCGTCGTTCCTTCCTGCAAACCGCTGCAGGTGCTGTCGCCGCCCCCTTCATCCTGCCTTCCCGCGTGTGGTCGGCAGAGACCGCCCCGAACTCCCGCCTCAACATCGGCTTCATCGGCATGGGCAAGATGAACAGCGGCCACCTGGGCAACTTCCTCGGCCGTGAAAATGTGCAGGTCACAGCCGTCTGTGACGTGGACACCAACCGCCGCGAAAACGCCAAGAAGAAGGTCGAAGACAGCTACGGCAAAAAAGCCGGCGCTGACTACAAAGGCTGCAGCGCCTACAATGACTTCCGCGAGCTGCTGGCCCGCAAGGACATTGACGCCGTCGTCATCGCCACGCCGGACCATTGGCACGCCTACATCGGCATCGCCGCCGTGCGTGCTGGCAAGGATGTCTATGGTGAAAAACCCCTGACCCACAACGTCCACGAAGCCCTGACCCTGACCAAAGCCGTGCGCGACAGTGGCCGCATCTTCCAGACCGGCTCCCAGCAGCGGTCCAGCAAGGAATTCCGCGTGGCCGCTGAGCTGGTGCGCAATGGCGTCATCGGTGAAATCAAGACCATCACCACCTCCTTTGGTGACCCGGCTCCCGTTTACAATCTCAAGGAAGAAGCTGCAGAACCCGGCCTCGACTGGGATCGCTGGTGCGGCCCAGGCCCGCTGAAGCCTTACAACAGCGCCCTCAGCCCTCGCGGTGTGCACAACCACTTCCCTGCCTGGCGCAATACGCGCGAATTCGGCGGTGGCATGATCACCGACTGGGGTGCTCACCACATTGACATCGCCCAGTGGGCCCTCGGGGTGGATGAAAGCGGCCCCGTGGAAATCCGCTCCCCAGGCGCGGACAAAAAGCGCGGTGCCCAGCTCGTCTATGCCAATGGCGTCGTCCTGACCCATGGTGAAGGCAAAGGCGTCTCCATCTACGGCACCGAAGGCGAGATCCACGTGAACCGTGGCAAGTTCGAGCTCGTTCTCGGTGGCAAAACCATCCACAAGTTCTTCGACAAGGAAGTGGACAAAGGCACCTCCCTGGACCGCGAAGTCATCCTCACTGAGCGCGAATTTCTCAAAGACGCCAAGGTGAAGCTCTACGACAGCAAGAACCACCACGACGACTGGCTGAACAGCATCAAAACGCGCGAGCGCCCGATCTGCGATGTCGCCATCGGCGCCACCACGGTCATTTCCTGCCACCTCATGAACATGGCCTACTACTCCGGCACCGGCTTCAAGTGGAACCCGACCGAGCGCACCTTCGCCGAAGGCGGCGATGCCAAGTGGCTCACCCGCGACTACCGCCCTGAGTGGGTGGTCTAA
- the mobA gene encoding molybdenum cofactor guanylyltransferase, which produces MSLPPPAAPFAALLLAGGQSSRMGQDKAQLAWAGQPLWQVQARKLQALQPTPLFIACREEQGLHESAPPDLRAEWLFDPPGQGSGPLLPILQALKQAAKPLLVLAVDMPEMTPTFLVEILAQPLAGSALFFRTAHGIEPLAGLYTPALIPVFEAAAAASRFSLRRLIEDAVDQRLAIVLPLSPADEGLFNNANTPGEWRGLAR; this is translated from the coding sequence ATGAGCCTGCCACCGCCCGCAGCCCCCTTCGCCGCGCTTTTGCTAGCGGGGGGGCAGTCCAGCCGCATGGGTCAGGACAAAGCGCAGCTCGCCTGGGCAGGCCAGCCGCTGTGGCAGGTGCAGGCGCGCAAGCTCCAGGCCTTGCAGCCCACGCCGCTTTTCATCGCCTGCCGGGAAGAGCAGGGCCTGCATGAGAGCGCGCCGCCGGATCTGCGGGCCGAGTGGCTTTTCGATCCACCGGGGCAGGGAAGCGGTCCCCTGCTGCCCATCCTCCAAGCTTTAAAGCAGGCCGCGAAGCCCCTGCTGGTGCTGGCGGTGGACATGCCCGAGATGACCCCAACTTTCCTGGTTGAGATCCTGGCGCAACCGCTCGCAGGCAGTGCCCTTTTTTTTCGTACCGCCCATGGCATCGAGCCCCTCGCTGGCCTCTACACCCCAGCCCTGATTCCTGTTTTCGAAGCCGCCGCTGCGGCCTCTCGCTTCAGCCTCCGTCGCCTCATTGAAGACGCGGTGGATCAGAGGCTGGCCATCGTCTTGCCCCTGTCTCCGGCTGATGAAGGGCTTTTTAACAATGCCAACACGCCTGGGGAGTGGCGTGGCTTGGCGAGGTGA
- a CDS encoding alpha/beta hydrolase family protein — protein sequence MRLLAALLLFPLLAQAAGSYFTVEYPPSEKPGELIYGVTYTLWVPEGVEKIKGVIVHQHGCGAGACKGGETAAYDLHWQALAKKHDCALLGPSYHQADGQDCRKWCDPRNGSEKTFLRSLEDFAAQSKHPELTQVPWALWGHSGGGFWSSLMLTLHPQRIAAIWFRSGSAFYVWEKGDIPRPTLREAVYGVPMCFNGGLKEEQDKRHGPARVGDRAMFKAWREKGAPVGFARDPRTGHECGDSRYLAIPFLDVCLTQRLPETGYALNPVKVSEGWLSEMDDDKAVAAGEFKGALETAAWLPAKELIPLRAEYLKTGATGDTTPPPAPTQVRLHKGILTWEAEADLESGLQQFLIVKNGQEIARVPEKPAGKFGRKLFQGMSYGDTPEKPVAEMKFVDPSPAADASAYRVLSVNSVGLKSE from the coding sequence ATGCGTCTGCTTGCTGCCTTGCTGCTGTTTCCCCTCCTCGCCCAGGCGGCGGGGTCCTACTTCACCGTTGAGTACCCGCCTTCAGAAAAACCGGGGGAGCTCATCTATGGCGTGACCTACACCCTCTGGGTGCCGGAAGGGGTGGAAAAAATCAAAGGCGTCATCGTCCACCAGCACGGCTGTGGGGCCGGGGCCTGCAAAGGTGGCGAAACCGCAGCCTATGACCTGCACTGGCAGGCGCTGGCGAAAAAGCACGACTGCGCTCTCCTGGGGCCCTCCTATCACCAGGCCGATGGCCAAGACTGCCGAAAATGGTGCGATCCGCGCAATGGTTCCGAGAAAACCTTTTTGCGCAGCCTGGAGGACTTCGCGGCTCAGTCAAAGCACCCCGAGCTCACCCAGGTGCCCTGGGCGCTGTGGGGGCACAGCGGGGGTGGTTTTTGGTCCAGCCTCATGCTGACCCTGCACCCTCAGCGCATCGCCGCCATCTGGTTCCGTTCTGGCTCCGCCTTTTACGTCTGGGAAAAAGGCGATATCCCACGCCCCACGCTGAGGGAGGCTGTGTATGGCGTGCCCATGTGTTTCAATGGCGGCCTCAAGGAGGAGCAGGACAAACGCCACGGCCCCGCCCGCGTGGGAGATCGCGCCATGTTCAAGGCCTGGCGGGAGAAAGGAGCCCCCGTAGGTTTTGCCCGCGACCCACGGACCGGCCACGAGTGTGGAGACTCCCGCTACCTGGCCATTCCTTTCCTGGATGTCTGCCTCACCCAGCGCCTGCCTGAGACCGGTTACGCGCTGAACCCGGTGAAGGTGAGCGAAGGCTGGCTGTCTGAAATGGATGACGACAAAGCCGTTGCTGCGGGCGAGTTCAAAGGCGCTTTGGAAACAGCGGCCTGGCTGCCTGCCAAAGAGCTCATTCCGCTGCGGGCGGAGTACCTGAAAACAGGCGCGACAGGCGACACCACCCCACCTCCGGCCCCGACTCAAGTGCGACTCCACAAAGGTATCCTCACTTGGGAAGCCGAGGCTGATTTGGAAAGCGGGCTCCAGCAGTTTCTCATCGTCAAAAACGGTCAAGAAATCGCCCGAGTCCCGGAAAAACCAGCGGGTAAATTCGGGCGCAAACTGTTCCAAGGCATGTCCTATGGCGATACCCCAGAGAAGCCCGTGGCCGAGATGAAATTCGTGGACCCTTCCCCCGCCGCAGACGCCAGTGCCTACCGCGTCCTTTCCGTGAACAGCGTGGGTTTGAAATCTGAATGA
- a CDS encoding creatininase family protein, with the protein MNAPRPWMIAETNWQQVKDTRYEVAVLPWGATEAHNWHLPYATDSLQNEAMCAEAGRFAWEAGAKVAILPNIPFGVQTGQLDIPFCINMNPSTQMAVLEDIIASLEGVGVPKFVLFNGHGGNDFRQILRELQARHPRIFLTVVNWFSISSGKDIFTIVGDHADERETSLLLHLHPDLVLPQDQWGPGTDNLWKIPAMREKWAWAPRAWTQATNDTGSGDPQHATAEKGARYFQRLTTQFASYLVDLAAADPAAMYEPAT; encoded by the coding sequence ATGAATGCACCCCGCCCCTGGATGATCGCTGAAACGAACTGGCAGCAGGTCAAAGACACCCGCTACGAAGTTGCCGTACTGCCCTGGGGCGCTACCGAAGCGCACAACTGGCACCTGCCCTACGCCACGGACAGCCTGCAAAACGAAGCCATGTGTGCCGAGGCAGGGCGCTTCGCCTGGGAAGCCGGGGCCAAGGTGGCCATCCTGCCCAACATCCCCTTTGGCGTGCAGACGGGCCAGCTCGACATCCCCTTTTGCATCAATATGAACCCCAGCACGCAGATGGCCGTGCTGGAGGACATCATCGCTTCTCTGGAAGGCGTGGGCGTGCCGAAGTTCGTCCTCTTCAATGGCCACGGCGGCAATGACTTCCGCCAGATACTGCGGGAGCTTCAGGCCCGCCACCCCCGCATCTTCCTCACCGTGGTGAACTGGTTCAGCATCAGCAGCGGGAAAGACATCTTCACCATCGTGGGCGATCATGCGGATGAGCGCGAAACCAGCCTGCTGCTGCACCTGCACCCGGATCTGGTTTTGCCTCAAGACCAATGGGGACCAGGCACGGACAACCTGTGGAAAATCCCGGCCATGCGGGAGAAATGGGCCTGGGCCCCACGTGCCTGGACCCAGGCCACGAATGACACGGGATCGGGAGATCCCCAGCACGCCACGGCAGAAAAAGGAGCACGTTATTTTCAGCGGCTGACCACCCAGTTTGCCAGTTACCTGGTGGACCTGGCCGCCGCAGATCCCGCAGCGATGTATGAGCCCGCAACCTGA